A stretch of Physeter macrocephalus isolate SW-GA chromosome 6, ASM283717v5, whole genome shotgun sequence DNA encodes these proteins:
- the HDAC10 gene encoding polyamine deacetylase HDAC10 isoform X2 → MGTALVYHEDMTAARLLWDDPECEIECPERLTTALERLQQRGLEQRCLRLAAREASEAELGLVHSPEYVALLQGTQALGTRELQTLSGQYDAVYFHPSTFHCARLAAGAALQLVDAVLAGAVRNGLALVRPPGHHSQRAAANGFCVFNNVAIAAKHAQRQHGLHRILIVDWDVHHGQGIQHIFEDDPSVLYFSWHRYEHGRFWPYLRESDADAVGQGPGLGFTVNLPWNQVGMGNADYVAAFLHVLLPVAFEFNPELVLVSAGFDSAIGDPEGQMQATPECFAHLTQLLQVLAGGRVCAVLEGGYHLESLSQSVCMMVQALLGDPAPPLSGPMVPHGSALESIQSVRVAQAPHWVSLQQQGVAPVLSPSPRSPEGRPSPLLLPGGPEFKAAATQDVAALSSLLDQLRLNPTPPVRTAVALTAPDAALALPSDVLCEEGSAAQEETQAWARPHEALAQDRALTALGKVLYLLDRILDGQKRSNLTSECTGDSHVDTGQKKGHMGLFTWFGSYPLRLLFTPQVSSGVAVTPASAAAATLDVAIRCGLSHGAQRRNLWLNIGGKEAAALSMFHVSVPLPGTTGGFLSCVLALVLPLAYSFQPDLVLVALGPAHGLRDSQAALLAALLRGPAGGRVLALVDEESAPQLAVVLARVLHGEAAPGLGAFSMASPDDVQALMQLRGQLEPRWKMLQVASEAGGPGSG, encoded by the exons ATGGGGACTGCACTTGTGTACCACGAGGACATGACAGCTGCCCGGCTGCTCTGGGACGA CCCCGAGTGCGAGATCGAGTGCCCGGAGCGCCTGACCACAGCCCTGGAGCGCCTGCAGCAGCGTGGTCTGGAGCAAAGGTGTCTGCGGCTGGCGGCCCGGGAGGCCTCGGAGGCGGAACTGGGCCTGGTGCACAG CCCGGAGTATGTGGCCCTGTTGCAGGGGACCCAGGCCTTGGGCACCAGGGAGCTCCAGACCCTGTCTGGACAGTACGATGCCGTCTACTTCCACCCG AGTACCTTCCACTGTGCCCGGCTGGCCGCGGGGGCGGCGCTGCAGCTGGTGGATGCAGTGCTGGCGGGAGCTGTGCGCAACGGGCTCGCCCTGGTGAG gcctcctgggcaCCATAGCCAGAGGGCTGCTGCCAATGGATTCTGCGTGTTCAACAACGTGGCCATAGCAGCCAAACATGCCCAACGGCAGCACGGGCTGCACAG GATCCTCATCGTTGACTGGGATGTCCACCACGGCCAGGGCATCCAGCATATCTTTGAGGACGACCCCAG CGTCCTTTATTTCTCCTGGCACCGCTATGAGCACGGGCGCTTCTGGCCCTATCTCCGAGAGTCAGATGCAGACGCTGTTGGGCAGGGCCCGGGCCTTGGCTTCACTGTCAACCTGCCCTGGAACCAG GTCGGGATGGGAAATGCTGACTACGTGGCCGCCTTCTTGCATGTGCTGCTGCCCGTGGCCTTTGAG TTCAACCCTGAGCTGGTCCTAGTCTCCGCGGGATTTGACTCAGCCATCGGGGATCCCGAG GGGCAGATGCAGGCCACGCCAGAGTGCTTCGCCCACCTCACGCAGCTGCTGCAGGTGCTGGCTGGTGGCCGGGTCTGCGCCGTGCTGGAG GGTGGCTACCACCTGGAGTCACTCTCGCAGTCCGTGTGCATGATGGTGCAAGCGCTGCTGGGCGACCCTGCCCCGCCCCTGTCGGGGCCCATGGTGCCGCATGGCAG CGCCCTGGAGTCCATCCAGAGTGTCCGGGTGGCCCAGGCCCCTCACTGGGTGAGCCTCCAGCAGCAAG gTGTGGCCCCTGTATTGAGTCCCAGTCCCCGCTCCCCAGAGGGGAGGCCCTCGCCTCTGCTGCTGCCCGGGGGGCCTGAATTCAAGGCAGCAGCGACCCAGGACGTGGCTGCCCTGAGCTCCCTCCTGGACCAGCTGCGCCTCAATCCCACGCCCCCTGTACGCACGGCTGTTGCCTTGACTGCGCCAGAtgctgccctggccctgccctctgaTGTCCTCTGTGAGGAGGGGTCAGCCGCACAGGAGGAGACGCAGGCCTGGGCCAG GCCACATGAGGCCCTGGCCCAGGACAGGGCCCTCACTGCACTCGGGAAGGTCCTGTACCTCTTGGACAGGATCCTGGACGGGCAG AAACGGAGCAATTTGACCTCAGAGTGCACAGGTGACAGCCATGTAGACACGGGCCAAAAGAAGGGACACATGGGTCTGTTTACCTGGTTTGGGAGTTACCCTCTACGCCTGTTATTCACTCCACAGGTGAGCAGTGGCGTTGCAGTCACCCCAGCCTCTGCTGCAGCTGCCACCCTGGATGTGGCCATTCGGTGTGGCCTGTCCCACGGAGCCCAGAG GAGGAATCTATGGCTGAATATTGGGGGCAAGGAGGCAGCTGCCCTGTCCATGTTCCACGTCTCTGTGCCACTGCCAGGG ACGACTGGAGGGTTTCTGAGCTGTGTCCTGGCCCTGGTGCTGCCCCTGGCCTACAGCTTCCAGCCTGACCTGGTGCTGGTGGCGCTGGGGCCCGCCCATGGCCTGCGGGACTCCCAAGCTGCACTCCTGGCTGCGCTGCTTCGGGGCCCAGCAGGGGGCCGAGTCTTGGCCCTTGTGGATGAG GAATCCGCACCCCAGCTTGCGGTGGTCCTGGCCAGGGTGTTGCATGGAGAGGCAGCCCCCGGCCTGGGTGCCTTCTCCATGGCCTCCCCAGACGACGTGCAGGCCCTGATGCAGCTGAGAGGGCAGCTGGAGCCACGGTGGAAGATGCTGCAGGTGGCCAGTGAGGCTGGGGGGCCAGGCTCAGGCTGA
- the HDAC10 gene encoding polyamine deacetylase HDAC10 isoform X1 — MGTALVYHEDMTAARLLWDDPECEIECPERLTTALERLQQRGLEQRCLRLAAREASEAELGLVHSPEYVALLQGTQALGTRELQTLSGQYDAVYFHPSTFHCARLAAGAALQLVDAVLAGAVRNGLALVRPPGHHSQRAAANGFCVFNNVAIAAKHAQRQHGLHRILIVDWDVHHGQGIQHIFEDDPSVLYFSWHRYEHGRFWPYLRESDADAVGQGPGLGFTVNLPWNQVGMGNADYVAAFLHVLLPVAFEFNPELVLVSAGFDSAIGDPEGQMQATPECFAHLTQLLQVLAGGRVCAVLEGGYHLESLSQSVCMMVQALLGDPAPPLSGPMVPHGSALESIQSVRVAQAPHWVSLQQQGVAPVLSPSPRSPEGRPSPLLLPGGPEFKAAATQDVAALSSLLDQLRLNPTPPVRTAVALTAPDAALALPSDVLCEEGSAAQEETQAWARPHEALAQDRALTALGKVLYLLDRILDGQKRSNLTSECTGDSHVDTGQKKGHMGLFTWFGSYPLRLLFTPQVSSGVAVTPASAAAATLDVAIRCGLSHGAQRLLCLAVGQLDRPPDLRDDGRNLWLNIGGKEAAALSMFHVSVPLPGTTGGFLSCVLALVLPLAYSFQPDLVLVALGPAHGLRDSQAALLAALLRGPAGGRVLALVDEESAPQLAVVLARVLHGEAAPGLGAFSMASPDDVQALMQLRGQLEPRWKMLQVASEAGGPGSG; from the exons ATGGGGACTGCACTTGTGTACCACGAGGACATGACAGCTGCCCGGCTGCTCTGGGACGA CCCCGAGTGCGAGATCGAGTGCCCGGAGCGCCTGACCACAGCCCTGGAGCGCCTGCAGCAGCGTGGTCTGGAGCAAAGGTGTCTGCGGCTGGCGGCCCGGGAGGCCTCGGAGGCGGAACTGGGCCTGGTGCACAG CCCGGAGTATGTGGCCCTGTTGCAGGGGACCCAGGCCTTGGGCACCAGGGAGCTCCAGACCCTGTCTGGACAGTACGATGCCGTCTACTTCCACCCG AGTACCTTCCACTGTGCCCGGCTGGCCGCGGGGGCGGCGCTGCAGCTGGTGGATGCAGTGCTGGCGGGAGCTGTGCGCAACGGGCTCGCCCTGGTGAG gcctcctgggcaCCATAGCCAGAGGGCTGCTGCCAATGGATTCTGCGTGTTCAACAACGTGGCCATAGCAGCCAAACATGCCCAACGGCAGCACGGGCTGCACAG GATCCTCATCGTTGACTGGGATGTCCACCACGGCCAGGGCATCCAGCATATCTTTGAGGACGACCCCAG CGTCCTTTATTTCTCCTGGCACCGCTATGAGCACGGGCGCTTCTGGCCCTATCTCCGAGAGTCAGATGCAGACGCTGTTGGGCAGGGCCCGGGCCTTGGCTTCACTGTCAACCTGCCCTGGAACCAG GTCGGGATGGGAAATGCTGACTACGTGGCCGCCTTCTTGCATGTGCTGCTGCCCGTGGCCTTTGAG TTCAACCCTGAGCTGGTCCTAGTCTCCGCGGGATTTGACTCAGCCATCGGGGATCCCGAG GGGCAGATGCAGGCCACGCCAGAGTGCTTCGCCCACCTCACGCAGCTGCTGCAGGTGCTGGCTGGTGGCCGGGTCTGCGCCGTGCTGGAG GGTGGCTACCACCTGGAGTCACTCTCGCAGTCCGTGTGCATGATGGTGCAAGCGCTGCTGGGCGACCCTGCCCCGCCCCTGTCGGGGCCCATGGTGCCGCATGGCAG CGCCCTGGAGTCCATCCAGAGTGTCCGGGTGGCCCAGGCCCCTCACTGGGTGAGCCTCCAGCAGCAAG gTGTGGCCCCTGTATTGAGTCCCAGTCCCCGCTCCCCAGAGGGGAGGCCCTCGCCTCTGCTGCTGCCCGGGGGGCCTGAATTCAAGGCAGCAGCGACCCAGGACGTGGCTGCCCTGAGCTCCCTCCTGGACCAGCTGCGCCTCAATCCCACGCCCCCTGTACGCACGGCTGTTGCCTTGACTGCGCCAGAtgctgccctggccctgccctctgaTGTCCTCTGTGAGGAGGGGTCAGCCGCACAGGAGGAGACGCAGGCCTGGGCCAG GCCACATGAGGCCCTGGCCCAGGACAGGGCCCTCACTGCACTCGGGAAGGTCCTGTACCTCTTGGACAGGATCCTGGACGGGCAG AAACGGAGCAATTTGACCTCAGAGTGCACAGGTGACAGCCATGTAGACACGGGCCAAAAGAAGGGACACATGGGTCTGTTTACCTGGTTTGGGAGTTACCCTCTACGCCTGTTATTCACTCCACAGGTGAGCAGTGGCGTTGCAGTCACCCCAGCCTCTGCTGCAGCTGCCACCCTGGATGTGGCCATTCGGTGTGGCCTGTCCCACGGAGCCCAGAG GCTGCTTTGTCTGGCTGTGGGGCAGCTGGATCGGCCCCCAGATCTCAGGGATGACGG GAGGAATCTATGGCTGAATATTGGGGGCAAGGAGGCAGCTGCCCTGTCCATGTTCCACGTCTCTGTGCCACTGCCAGGG ACGACTGGAGGGTTTCTGAGCTGTGTCCTGGCCCTGGTGCTGCCCCTGGCCTACAGCTTCCAGCCTGACCTGGTGCTGGTGGCGCTGGGGCCCGCCCATGGCCTGCGGGACTCCCAAGCTGCACTCCTGGCTGCGCTGCTTCGGGGCCCAGCAGGGGGCCGAGTCTTGGCCCTTGTGGATGAG GAATCCGCACCCCAGCTTGCGGTGGTCCTGGCCAGGGTGTTGCATGGAGAGGCAGCCCCCGGCCTGGGTGCCTTCTCCATGGCCTCCCCAGACGACGTGCAGGCCCTGATGCAGCTGAGAGGGCAGCTGGAGCCACGGTGGAAGATGCTGCAGGTGGCCAGTGAGGCTGGGGGGCCAGGCTCAGGCTGA
- the HDAC10 gene encoding polyamine deacetylase HDAC10 isoform X7 produces MGTALVYHEDMTAARLLWDDPECEIECPERLTTALERLQQRGLEQRCLRLAAREASEAELGLVHSPEYVALLQGTQALGTRELQTLSGQYDAVYFHPSTFHCARLAAGAALQLVDAVLAGAVRNGLALVRPPGHHSQRAAANGFCVFNNVAIAAKHAQRQHGLHRILIVDWDVHHGQGIQHIFEDDPSVLYFSWHRYEHGRFWPYLRESDADAVGQGPGLGFTVNLPWNQVGMGNADYVAAFLHVLLPVAFEFNPELVLVSAGFDSAIGDPEGQMQATPECFAHLTQLLQVLAGGRVCAVLEGGYHLESLSQSVCMMVQALLGDPAPPLSGPMVPHGSALESIQSVRVAQAPHWVSLQQQGVAPVLSPSPRSPEGRPSPLLLPGGPEFKAAATQDVAALSSLLDQLRLNPTPPVRTAVALTAPDAALALPSDVLCEEGSAAQEETQAWARPHEALAQDRALTALGKVLYLLDRILDGQKRSNLTSECTGEQWRCSHPSLCCSCHPGCGHSVWPVPRSPEEESMAEYWGQGGSCPVHVPRLCATARASSLTWCWWRWGPPMACGTPKLHSWLRCFGAQQGAESWPLWMRNPHPSLRWSWPGCCMERQPPAWVPSPWPPQTTCRP; encoded by the exons ATGGGGACTGCACTTGTGTACCACGAGGACATGACAGCTGCCCGGCTGCTCTGGGACGA CCCCGAGTGCGAGATCGAGTGCCCGGAGCGCCTGACCACAGCCCTGGAGCGCCTGCAGCAGCGTGGTCTGGAGCAAAGGTGTCTGCGGCTGGCGGCCCGGGAGGCCTCGGAGGCGGAACTGGGCCTGGTGCACAG CCCGGAGTATGTGGCCCTGTTGCAGGGGACCCAGGCCTTGGGCACCAGGGAGCTCCAGACCCTGTCTGGACAGTACGATGCCGTCTACTTCCACCCG AGTACCTTCCACTGTGCCCGGCTGGCCGCGGGGGCGGCGCTGCAGCTGGTGGATGCAGTGCTGGCGGGAGCTGTGCGCAACGGGCTCGCCCTGGTGAG gcctcctgggcaCCATAGCCAGAGGGCTGCTGCCAATGGATTCTGCGTGTTCAACAACGTGGCCATAGCAGCCAAACATGCCCAACGGCAGCACGGGCTGCACAG GATCCTCATCGTTGACTGGGATGTCCACCACGGCCAGGGCATCCAGCATATCTTTGAGGACGACCCCAG CGTCCTTTATTTCTCCTGGCACCGCTATGAGCACGGGCGCTTCTGGCCCTATCTCCGAGAGTCAGATGCAGACGCTGTTGGGCAGGGCCCGGGCCTTGGCTTCACTGTCAACCTGCCCTGGAACCAG GTCGGGATGGGAAATGCTGACTACGTGGCCGCCTTCTTGCATGTGCTGCTGCCCGTGGCCTTTGAG TTCAACCCTGAGCTGGTCCTAGTCTCCGCGGGATTTGACTCAGCCATCGGGGATCCCGAG GGGCAGATGCAGGCCACGCCAGAGTGCTTCGCCCACCTCACGCAGCTGCTGCAGGTGCTGGCTGGTGGCCGGGTCTGCGCCGTGCTGGAG GGTGGCTACCACCTGGAGTCACTCTCGCAGTCCGTGTGCATGATGGTGCAAGCGCTGCTGGGCGACCCTGCCCCGCCCCTGTCGGGGCCCATGGTGCCGCATGGCAG CGCCCTGGAGTCCATCCAGAGTGTCCGGGTGGCCCAGGCCCCTCACTGGGTGAGCCTCCAGCAGCAAG gTGTGGCCCCTGTATTGAGTCCCAGTCCCCGCTCCCCAGAGGGGAGGCCCTCGCCTCTGCTGCTGCCCGGGGGGCCTGAATTCAAGGCAGCAGCGACCCAGGACGTGGCTGCCCTGAGCTCCCTCCTGGACCAGCTGCGCCTCAATCCCACGCCCCCTGTACGCACGGCTGTTGCCTTGACTGCGCCAGAtgctgccctggccctgccctctgaTGTCCTCTGTGAGGAGGGGTCAGCCGCACAGGAGGAGACGCAGGCCTGGGCCAG GCCACATGAGGCCCTGGCCCAGGACAGGGCCCTCACTGCACTCGGGAAGGTCCTGTACCTCTTGGACAGGATCCTGGACGGGCAG AAACGGAGCAATTTGACCTCAGAGTGCACAG GTGAGCAGTGGCGTTGCAGTCACCCCAGCCTCTGCTGCAGCTGCCACCCTGGATGTGGCCATTCGGTGTGGCCTGTCCCACGGAGCCCAGAG GAGGAATCTATGGCTGAATATTGGGGGCAAGGAGGCAGCTGCCCTGTCCATGTTCCACGTCTCTGTGCCACTGCCAGGG CTTCCAGCCTGACCTGGTGCTGGTGGCGCTGGGGCCCGCCCATGGCCTGCGGGACTCCCAAGCTGCACTCCTGGCTGCGCTGCTTCGGGGCCCAGCAGGGGGCCGAGTCTTGGCCCTTGTGGATGAG GAATCCGCACCCCAGCTTGCGGTGGTCCTGGCCAGGGTGTTGCATGGAGAGGCAGCCCCCGGCCTGGGTGCCTTCTCCATGGCCTCCCCAGACGACGTGCAGGCCCTGA
- the HDAC10 gene encoding polyamine deacetylase HDAC10 isoform X9: MGTALVYHEDMTAARLLWDDPECEIECPERLTTALERLQQRGLEQRCLRLAAREASEAELGLVHSPEYVALLQGTQALGTRELQTLSGQYDAVYFHPSTFHCARLAAGAALQLVDAVLAGAVRNGLALVRPPGHHSQRAAANGFCVFNNVAIAAKHAQRQHGLHRILIVDWDVHHGQGIQHIFEDDPSVLYFSWHRYEHGRFWPYLRESDADAVGQGPGLGFTVNLPWNQVGMGNADYVAAFLHVLLPVAFEFNPELVLVSAGFDSAIGDPEGQMQATPECFAHLTQLLQVLAGGRVCAVLEGGYHLESLSQSVCMMVQALLGDPAPPLSGPMVPHGSALESIQSVRVAQAPHWVSLQQQGVAPVLSPSPRSPEGRPSPLLLPGGPEFKAAATQDVAALSSLLDQLRLNPTPPVRTAVALTAPDAALALPSDVLCEEGSAAQEETQAWARPHEALAQDRALTALGKVLYLLDRILDGQKRSNLTSECTGEQWRCSHPSLCCSCHPGCGHSVWPVPRSPEAALSGCGAAGSAPRSQG; the protein is encoded by the exons ATGGGGACTGCACTTGTGTACCACGAGGACATGACAGCTGCCCGGCTGCTCTGGGACGA CCCCGAGTGCGAGATCGAGTGCCCGGAGCGCCTGACCACAGCCCTGGAGCGCCTGCAGCAGCGTGGTCTGGAGCAAAGGTGTCTGCGGCTGGCGGCCCGGGAGGCCTCGGAGGCGGAACTGGGCCTGGTGCACAG CCCGGAGTATGTGGCCCTGTTGCAGGGGACCCAGGCCTTGGGCACCAGGGAGCTCCAGACCCTGTCTGGACAGTACGATGCCGTCTACTTCCACCCG AGTACCTTCCACTGTGCCCGGCTGGCCGCGGGGGCGGCGCTGCAGCTGGTGGATGCAGTGCTGGCGGGAGCTGTGCGCAACGGGCTCGCCCTGGTGAG gcctcctgggcaCCATAGCCAGAGGGCTGCTGCCAATGGATTCTGCGTGTTCAACAACGTGGCCATAGCAGCCAAACATGCCCAACGGCAGCACGGGCTGCACAG GATCCTCATCGTTGACTGGGATGTCCACCACGGCCAGGGCATCCAGCATATCTTTGAGGACGACCCCAG CGTCCTTTATTTCTCCTGGCACCGCTATGAGCACGGGCGCTTCTGGCCCTATCTCCGAGAGTCAGATGCAGACGCTGTTGGGCAGGGCCCGGGCCTTGGCTTCACTGTCAACCTGCCCTGGAACCAG GTCGGGATGGGAAATGCTGACTACGTGGCCGCCTTCTTGCATGTGCTGCTGCCCGTGGCCTTTGAG TTCAACCCTGAGCTGGTCCTAGTCTCCGCGGGATTTGACTCAGCCATCGGGGATCCCGAG GGGCAGATGCAGGCCACGCCAGAGTGCTTCGCCCACCTCACGCAGCTGCTGCAGGTGCTGGCTGGTGGCCGGGTCTGCGCCGTGCTGGAG GGTGGCTACCACCTGGAGTCACTCTCGCAGTCCGTGTGCATGATGGTGCAAGCGCTGCTGGGCGACCCTGCCCCGCCCCTGTCGGGGCCCATGGTGCCGCATGGCAG CGCCCTGGAGTCCATCCAGAGTGTCCGGGTGGCCCAGGCCCCTCACTGGGTGAGCCTCCAGCAGCAAG gTGTGGCCCCTGTATTGAGTCCCAGTCCCCGCTCCCCAGAGGGGAGGCCCTCGCCTCTGCTGCTGCCCGGGGGGCCTGAATTCAAGGCAGCAGCGACCCAGGACGTGGCTGCCCTGAGCTCCCTCCTGGACCAGCTGCGCCTCAATCCCACGCCCCCTGTACGCACGGCTGTTGCCTTGACTGCGCCAGAtgctgccctggccctgccctctgaTGTCCTCTGTGAGGAGGGGTCAGCCGCACAGGAGGAGACGCAGGCCTGGGCCAG GCCACATGAGGCCCTGGCCCAGGACAGGGCCCTCACTGCACTCGGGAAGGTCCTGTACCTCTTGGACAGGATCCTGGACGGGCAG AAACGGAGCAATTTGACCTCAGAGTGCACAG GTGAGCAGTGGCGTTGCAGTCACCCCAGCCTCTGCTGCAGCTGCCACCCTGGATGTGGCCATTCGGTGTGGCCTGTCCCACGGAGCCCAGAG GCTGCTTTGTCTGGCTGTGGGGCAGCTGGATCGGCCCCCAGATCTCAGGGATGA